The window AACCGCCGCCCTCCTCCTCGGGGTCCCACTCCTCCTTGTCCATGATGCTGAGGACGTCGCCCAGCATGGAGGGGCCCAGGTCAATGTGGAACGACATGACCGACTCGGCGTGCTTGAGCCCCAGGCTGGCCTTGGGCACCACGGGCAGCTCCGTCAGGTCCCCGAAGGCCTGCTCGTCGAGGAGGGGGTCGGGGGAGTGGGGCGCGGTGGCCCCGTTCCGCCGGGGCACCAGCTCCCCCTCGCCCGCCTCCTCCTGGCCGCCCTCCCCGGCGCTCGCCTTCTTCACGGGGCTGGACGACAGGCTCTTGGGCAGCTTGCCGGAGCCCTTCTCGGCGGCCTCCTTCTCGTTCAGCTGCGGCAGGGACATGGCGTTCTTGACGAACAGAGCCGAGTCCCGCAGGGAGCCCAGCATGTCCCTCTGCTCCCGGTCCCCCCTGGTCACCGACTGCGACCGCTTGCTGCCCCGGAACTTCCGGGACAGGAGGCCGCGTTTGGAGGACGAGGAGGCGGCCTGCTCCTCCAGGGACTCGCCGTCCAGCTCGCCGGCCTTGCTGTTGAGGAAGGACGTGTCCCCGAAGGCGTCCCCCGCCCGGCCCACGTGCATGGTGTGCCGGAAGTCGCCCAGGGGGGCGCTGATCATCTCGGCCGTGAGGTCCACGCGGGAGCGGCGCTTGGAGTGAACCGAGCTCGACACCAGCTGCTTGAGGATGGGCATCTTgccggtggggggaggggggcggggggcgggcctCCCAAGGCGGCAGGCGGGTCGGGGGTTAGATGTGAAGTCCGGCGGGCATAGGTGCCAAGGGGGAGATCATAGGGCTGCAAGAAGAGAACAGCAGGCAAAGGGTTAACCCGGGCTGACCGCAGGGAGGGGCTGCTGCCCAAACCTCAGCTCTCCCACCAGAATGAAATCCTGTGAAAGAAGCCACCGGTGGGTGGCCTAAGCCTGCCTGATTCTTCACGCGCAGGCACTCGGGTTAGGTAGCCGTGTAGAGTTCAGGTAGCCACAGACACGCTTTCCCCGAGCCAGAGAGAAGGACGATCCTTCTTCCGAAGGACAGCATCTCCCCCGACCAGGATGCCACCAGCGTGAACACAACCACGTTTAAGGCGGTAGAGATGCACAGGCGGTTCCGTGTGGCATTCTGGGAAAGAGCCTGGGGCCAGGACAGGACTCCCGCGGACAGCCGGGCTGGAGACACGCTCTAGGTTCTTCCTGCGGTCTGACCTCAGTCCCCGTGGAGGCAGTGGACACCTCAACCTGAGTCATGGTCCTCTGACGAGGGAGAGAACAGGATGGGCTCCAGAGAGACGCTGCCCGGCACCTCCACGTCTGTGGGCGGCCAGACTCGCTTTCTGAATCAGAACTGGGGCGGGGCCGCTGGGACCCACAAAACCAGCTCTCCAGCCTTCCAGTCCTTACTGGGTGTCCCACAAATGAGGACCCCGCCTGCGACCTCTCCACCGTGGGGCCAAGCTCTTTGCTGGACACTCACCCTGTGTCTCCTAGGGATGAAGACTAGAAAATTCTGGTCTCTTGAATCATTAGGGgtgcaggaggagggcagggactaGACGGCCCGGCACCCGAGATCTGCCGACCCCGGGGGGACAGTTAACCGGAACTGAAGATCAGCGAGGGGGGCCCCGGAGAGCCTGGGGCATCTGAAAGCTCCAGGTACCACCCATATAGCTCCTGGCAACACCAAGTTGAGGTCGACTGTTGGAGACAAACCAGTCCTTTTCCCTCTGGAGGGACCTGCCCCAAAGGCTAAACCCAGCAATGCAGGGCTGAGCAGGGCAGGAAGACGGACGGGATCCGACAAGGCGGGTGGGTAAGGGGTGATGGTGGCCGTAGTCTTGCCAACAAGACTTCATGGCGGGACCACTCTTCCCACTGCGAAGCACGACCCGTGGGTGTCCCGCCGGTTTCTTCCTCACCCCCAGCTAGGCCACCACATCCCACCTGGCCCCCGATGCCAGCCCAGCAGATCCCTGTttccccttctgtccctctccagaccattcttcaccttttctctaaaacaaaagcCATCCAGGACTCACCGGTGCAGACCCCTCGATCTGGCGACccgtccctgcctccctccttcctccacgCCACTGCTTGCGGCTCCCCTACCTTTGCTCTCTGTCCTAGCCCTCTCTCAGCTTCTGCCTCCTGGACTC is drawn from Panthera uncia isolate 11264 chromosome E1, Puncia_PCG_1.0, whole genome shotgun sequence and contains these coding sequences:
- the CDC42EP4 gene encoding cdc42 effector protein 4 codes for the protein MPILKQLVSSSVHSKRRSRVDLTAEMISAPLGDFRHTMHVGRAGDAFGDTSFLNSKAGELDGESLEEQAASSSSKRGLLSRKFRGSKRSQSVTRGDREQRDMLGSLRDSALFVKNAMSLPQLNEKEAAEKGSGKLPKSLSSSPVKKASAGEGGQEEAGEGELVPRRNGATAPHSPDPLLDEQAFGDLTELPVVPKASLGLKHAESVMSFHIDLGPSMLGDVLSIMDKEEWDPEEEGGGYRDGDPTGSTLRAPPALASVAPPRARQQEGASGRDLPQDEGWAAAPSPGSARSEGSHTTRDSSSLSSCTSGILEERSPASRGPDRARAALPRQQDKEFSFMDEEEEDEIRV